In a single window of the Nilaparvata lugens isolate BPH chromosome 1, ASM1435652v1, whole genome shotgun sequence genome:
- the LOC111053086 gene encoding RNA-binding motif protein, X-linked 2, with product MNPMTNVKNIKKLSEQELTMGLKTSWHDQYKGSAWIFIGGLPYDLTEGDVLCIFSQYGEIVNINLVRDKATGKQKGFCFICYEDQRSTNLAVDNLNAIKVLGRTIRVDHVADYKAPKDIKIEDPEMERLRKEGCAPSVQPPFDLANIKKEPDPPEMKLKKVKKEKKEKKRKSKKKMKATRSSSLDSSSETERRRKSTKRSYSSDDSDSDSINDKKTVKKIKKKHSRSSESDSEGEDDRKTVKKIKKKQSKSSESDSESENDKKTVKKIRKKHSRSSESDSESEKDRKTIKKIKKKHSRSSESDSESENDRKTVKKIRKKHSRSSESDSEGEDDRKTVKKIKKKQSKCSESDSESENDKKTVKKIRKKHSRSSESDSEGEDDRKTSRKAKRKQTFSESEDEVHSSKNKHSRPFKEDMSDRGYKLQKHKHSYKSDDRRDISDSSEYYSKHRRNHSHRTDRKGR from the exons atgaatcctATGAC aaatgtgAAGAATATAAAAAAGCTGAGTGAACAAGAGTTAACTATGGGATTAAAAACATCATGGCATGATCAGTATAAAGGGAGTGCTTGGATATTTATTGGGGGTCTGCCTTATGACCTCACTGAAGGCGATGTTCTCTGTATATTTTCCCA GTACGGAGAAATTGTAAATATCAATTTGGTCCGTGACAAAGCTACAGGCAAGCAAAAGGGCTTTTGTTTCATTTGCTATGAAGATCAACGAAGTACGAATCTGGCAGTGGACAACTTGAACGCGATTAAG GTTCTTGGACGTACTATAAGAGTAGATCATGTGGCTGACTACAAAGCACCGAAGGATATAAAAATTGAGGACCCTGAAATGGAGAGACTGCGCAAAGAAGGATGCGCGCCATCTGTCCAACCGCCTTTCGACCTCGCAAATATCAAAAAAG AACCTGACCCGCctgaaatgaaattgaagaaagtgaagaaggagaaaaaggagaagaaacgGAAAtccaagaaaaaaatgaaagctACAAGGTCAAGTTCACTAGACAGCTCATCGGAAactgagagaagaagaaaatcgaCTAAGAGGAGTTACTCTTCTGATGATAGTGATTCTGACAGCATCAATGataaaaaaacagtaaaaaagattaaaaagaaACATTCTAGGTCCAGTGAAAGTGATTCTGAAGGTGAAGATGATAGAAAAACagtgaaaaagattaaaaagaaGCAATCTAAATCCAGTGAGAGTGATTCTGAAAgcgaaaatgataaaaaaacagTGAAAAAGATTAGAAAGAAACATTCTAGGTCCAGTGAGAGTGATTCTGAAAGCGAAAAGgatagaaaaacaataaaaaagattaaaaagaaGCATTCTAGGTCCAGTGAGAGTGATTCTGAAAGCGAAAACGATAGAAAAACAGTGAAAAAGATTAGAAAGAAACATTCTAGGTCCAGTGAAAGTGATTCTGAAGGTGAAGATGATAGAAAAACagtgaaaaagattaaaaagaaGCAATCTAAATGCAGTGAGAGTGATTCTGAAAgcgaaaatgataaaaaaacagTGAAAAAGATTAGAAAGAAACATTCTAGGTCCAGTGAAAGTGATTCTGAAGGTGAAGATGATAGAAAGACAAGCAGAAAGGCCAAAAGGAAACAAACTTTCAGTGAAAGTGAAGACGAAGTACATTCGAGCAAAAATAAACATAGCCGGCCATTTAAAGAGGATATGAGTGATAGGGGTTACAAACTGCAGAAACATAAACATTCTTATAAAAGTGATGATAGGCGGGATATTTCTGATTCCTCTGAATATTACAGCAAGCATAGGAGGAATCATTCTCATAGAACTGACAGGAAAGGGAGATAG